From Candidatus Binatia bacterium, a single genomic window includes:
- a CDS encoding GNAT family N-acetyltransferase, whose protein sequence is MVEIRTLREGDDRSQFHSGDADLDRFFHKFAGQNQFRHYVGVTYVAVAEGRILGFVTVAPGHVEIDELPVAARKKLPRYPLPVLRLARLAVDQSVQGQGLGAQLLGFVLQLALRMASDYGCVGVVADAKPDATDFYARYGFIPIDAVEGRSDARPQPLPMFLSMRIIKGALSLT, encoded by the coding sequence GTGGTCGAGATTAGAACGCTCCGCGAGGGTGACGACCGCTCGCAGTTCCACTCCGGCGACGCCGATCTCGATCGGTTCTTCCACAAGTTTGCCGGGCAAAATCAGTTTCGGCACTACGTGGGTGTCACGTACGTCGCCGTCGCGGAGGGCCGCATCCTCGGATTCGTGACCGTCGCTCCCGGTCACGTCGAAATCGATGAGTTGCCGGTTGCGGCGCGCAAGAAGCTGCCGCGATACCCGCTGCCCGTGCTGCGGCTGGCCCGTCTCGCGGTCGACCAGTCGGTTCAGGGGCAAGGGCTCGGTGCTCAGCTTCTCGGGTTCGTACTCCAGCTCGCTCTACGAATGGCAAGCGACTACGGCTGTGTCGGCGTCGTGGCCGATGCGAAGCCCGACGCGACAGATTTCTACGCCAGGTACGGTTTCATCCCGATCGACGCGGTCGAGGGCCGGTCCGATGCGCGGCCACAGCCGCTTCCGATGTTCCTCTCCATGCGCATCATCAAAGGGGCGCTGAGCTTGACGTAA